The Mercenaria mercenaria strain notata chromosome 10, MADL_Memer_1, whole genome shotgun sequence genome contains a region encoding:
- the LOC123565244 gene encoding uncharacterized protein LOC123565244, with amino-acid sequence MKNKPELSQTYDRVIKDQLSKGVTEEVKHQQVDGLIHYLSHHGVVTPQKTTTKLRIVYDASAKTRNKKCLNECLYRGPVMLQDLCGMLMRFRMQPIAIVADIEKAFLQVGLQVVQRDTTRFVWLKDCAYPKLNEQNIQEYRFCRVPFGVASSLFLLGATVDFHLKSYNI; translated from the coding sequence atgaaaaacaaaccaGAACTGTCACAAACATATGACAGAGTGATCAAAGATCAATTGAGTAAAGGTGTAACTGAGGAAGTAAAGCACCAACAAGTGGATGGGTTGATACATTATTTGTCTCATCATGGGGTAGTTACAccacagaaaacaacaacaaagttgAGAATCGTATACGACGCGTCAGCCAAAACAAGAAACAAGAAGTGTTTAAACGAGTGTTTATATAGAGGTCCAGTCATGCTCCAGGATCTTTGTGGTATGTTGATGAGATTTCGAATGCAACCCATAGCAATTGTCGCTGATATAGAAAAAGCATTCCTCCAAGTAGGATTACAGGTAGTTCAACGCGACACTACACGATTCGTTTGGCTCAAAGACTGTGCTTATCCCAAATTAAACGAACAGAATATTCAGGAGTACAGATTTTGTAGGGTACCATTTGGAGTAGCCAGTAGTCTGTTTTTACTTGGTGCAACTGTAGATTTTCACCTGAAATCTTATAATATATGA